The genomic DNA CCGCCGCATCCACCACCACCCCGGCCAGGCAGCTGCCGCGGTCGTTGAACACCCGCACCACATCGCCGTGGCTCAGCCCGCGTGCGGCGGCGTCGCGCGGGTTCATCCGGATGGGTTCGCGGCCTTGAATTTTCGAGCCCTGGCTGGTGGCCCCGGTGTCGAGTTGGCTGTGCAGCCGGGTCGCGGGTTGGTTGGCGATCAGGTGTAGCGGGTAGCGCTGGGCGCGCGGGCCGCCCAGCCACTCCTGGGGGGCAAACCACGTGGGGTGCCCGGCACAGTCGTCGTAACCGAAGTCGGCGATGGTGTCGGAGAAGATCTCGATGCGCCCGCTCGGGGTGCCCAGGCGGTACGTGTCGGGATCGGCGCGGAAATCCGCCAACAGGGTCAGGCCCTCCTCGACCGGGAGCCGCAGCGATCCGGCCGACCAGAAGTCCTCGAAGGTGGGCACGGTGAAATCGAGAGTGCGCGCCCACCCGTCGTACAGATGTGCCAGCCACTGCCGCTCGGTGCGGCCCTCGGTGAACTGCTCGCCGAAGCCCAGGCTCTCGGCCAGCGCGGCGAACGTCTCATAGTCGTTGCGGGAGTTCGCAAACGGTGTCGCCAGGGCAGGCATGGCCATGAACACGGGGTCGTTGCGGGAACCGGAGAAGTCGTTGCGCTCGTAGGCGGTGGTGGACGGCACCACGATGTCGGCGTGCTTGGCCATCGCGGTCCAGTACGGGTCGTGCACCACCACGGTGTCCACCCGGGCCAGAGCGCGCCGCAGCCGGGGCAGGTTCTGATGGTGGTGGAACGGGTTGCCGCCGGCCCAGTACACGCAGCGAATGTCGGGGTAGGTCAGCGTCAACCCGTTGAACTCGAACCGCTCGCCGGGATGCAGCAGCATGTCGCTGACGGCGGCGACCGGAATGAACGTCTGCACCGGGTTGACGCCCTGGGGCAGCACCGGCAGGCGGCAGCGGATGGGCGGTAGGCCCGGTTCGTTCATGGAGCCGTAGCCGTGGCCGAAACCGGCTCCGGTGAGCCCGATCTGGCCGAGCATCGCGGCCAGCGTGAGCCCCATCCAGGGTGCCTGCTCGCCGTGCTCGGTGCGCTGCAGTGACCAGCTGACCGTCACGATGGTGCGCCCGGCGGCCATCTGCCGGGCCAGCGTGCGCAGCGTGTCCGCGGGCAGACCGCAGATCGGGGCCGCCCACTCCGGTGACTTGGGCACCCCGTCGTCGAGGCCCAGCAGGTAGCGCTCGAATCGGGGGTACCCGACGCAGTAGGTTGCCAGGAAATCCCGGTCGGCCAGGTTCTCCTGCGCCAGGACATGGCCCAGCGCGAGCATGATGGCCACGTCGGTGCCCGGTACCGAGGGCAGCCAGGTGCAATCGCCGTCGACGTCGTCACGCAGCGGGGAGAACGAGACGATGCGCCCGCCGCGCGCCCGCAGCCGGTTCAGGGCGTCCCGCGCCGGATGTGCAGTGGTACCACCGTGATTGACGGCGGTGTTCTTCATCGCGATGCCGCCGAAGCACACCATCAGGTCGGTGTGCTCGGCGATGACGTCCCAACTGGTGGACCGCTTGAACAGGTCGTCGTGCGTGCCGACCACCCGCGGCATGATCACCCCGGTGGCGCCCAGGCTGTAGGAGTGCCGCGACGACGTGTAGCCGCCGAGCAGTTTGAGGAACCGGTGCACCTGGCTCTGGGCGTGGTGGAACCGCCCGGCGCTGGCCCAGCCGTAGGAGCCGCCGTAGATGGCCTCGTTGCCGTGGGTGTCGACGACCCGGCGCAGTTCGTCGGCCAGCAGGTCGGTCAGTTCGGCCCAGGAGACCGCGACGAAGTCGTCGGCCCCCCGCCGGTCGGTGGGCCCGGGGCCGTCGTCGAGCCAGCCCCGGCGCACCGCGGGACCGGCGATCCGGGCACGGTGACGCAGTGACCCCGGCAGATTGCCGAGTAGCGGGGAGGGGTCCACGTCGCCCGCCGGGGCCTGTACGGCGGTGATGTCACCATCGGCGACCTGTGCGTGGAAAGCGCCCCAGTGGGTGAGGCCGGAGCCGGACATGCGGGGAGTTTACGAGGTGGGAGCCGACCGCATTTGCCGACCAACCACCCGGTTGGTATATCGTCAGTGGCAAGACGTATTGTCGAAATCCCCGGAGGTCTCATCATGGGTAGTGCCGTCAAGTACCAGCGCACGCTGTTCGAGCCGGAGCACGAACTGTTCCGCGAGTCCTACCGTTCCTTCCTGGAGCGCCACGTCGCCCCGCACCACGAGAAGTGGGAGAAGGACAAGATCGTCGACCGCAACGTGTGGCTGGAGGCCGGCAAGCAAGGCTTCCTGGGCATGGCCGTGCCCGAGGAGTACGGCGGCGGCGGCAACGACGACTTCCGCTACAACTGCATCCTGACCGAGGAGACCACGGCGGGGCGCTACAGCGGGATCGGTTTCGGGCTGCACAACGACGTGGTGGCGCCCTACCTGCTGCGCCTGGCCACCGAGGAGCAGCGTCAGCGCTGGCTGCCGGGTTTCTGCAGCGGCGAGCTGATCACCGCGATCGCCATGACCGAACCCGGCACGGGCAGCGACCTGCAGGGCATCAAGACCCGCGCGGTCAAGCAGGACGACGGCAGCTGGGTGCTCAACGGCTCGAAGACGTTCATCACCAACGGTATTCACTCCGACCTGGTGATCGTCGTCGCGCAGACCGACCCCGACAAGGGTGCGCAGGGCTTCTCGCTGCTGGTTGTCGAGCGGGGGATGGAAGGCTTCGAGCGCGGGCGTCACCTCGACAAGATCGGCCTGGATGCCCAGGACACCGCGGAACTGTCGTTCACCGATGTGAAAGTGCCCGCGGAGAATCTCCTCGGCGACGAGGGCATGGGTTTCATCTATTTGATGCAGAACCTGCCGCAGGAGCGGCTCAACATCGCCGTCATGGCAGCCGCAGCGATGGAGGCGGTGCTCGACGAGACCATTCAATACACCAAGGAGCGCAAGGCTTTCGGCAAACCGATCGGCAGCTTCCAGAACAGCCGGTTCACCCTGGCCGAGCTGGCCACCGAGGCCACCGCGGTGCGGATCATGGTCGACGAGTTCATCCGGCTCCACCTCGATGAGAAGTTGACCGCCGAACAGGCCGCCATGGCCAAGTGGTGGACCACCGAAGCGCAGGTGCGTCTGGTCGACCGGTGCCTGCAATTGCACGGCGGTTACGGCTACATGCGTGAATACACCGTCGCGCGCGCATTTCTCGATGCACGCGTGCAGACCATCTACGGCGGGACCACCGAGATCATGAAAGAGATCGTGGGTCGCAGTCTCGGGGTCTGAGCCCCCCAATAGCACAACATCATGCGCGCAAAACGCATCCGGCCTGCACGTGAATTCGGTATGAGGTGGGTATTGTCGTCGAAATGACGGCGATATGGCCATATTGTGCTCGGCTATTGTCCGTGAGTTGACGGAATTGGCTTTTCGGGCACCGGCCGGTAAACGCGGGGAGTGGGCATGAGAACGCAGCGGAACCCATTGCGATGGGCCTTCGGAGTTCTGGCGGTGATGTGTACCGCAGTTGCCTTCGTGGTGCCGTCGGCTCCGGTCGCGCACGCCGACCCTCAAGGAGATGCTGTCGCCGCCATCGATGCGGCCTGGGTGGCCGCCGGCGGCGACACCTCACCGCTGGGTCCCAAGGTGGGCGGGGTGTACCCGGCGGGTGCGGGCTTCGGACAGGACTTCGCCAGCGGCGCGATCTTCTTCTCGCCGGGCACCGGGGCCCGGTCCATGTTCGGCGCCATCCTGGACAAGTACCGCGCCGTCGGGGGGCCCGCCGACAGCGGCCTGGGCTTCCCCAACATCGACGAGGGTCCCGGCCGCGCGCCGGAGAGCCGCAACGTCACGTTCGACTCGCCCGAGGGTGCGGTGATCTTCTGGACCCCCGCGACGGGGGCATGGGTGGTGCGCGGGATCATCAACGCGGCCTGGGACCGCCTGGGCGGCTCGTCCGGGCCCCTCGGTGTCCCGACCGGCGATGAAACGTACAGCGGCGAAACGATTTCCCAGACCTTCGCCGGCGGACAGATCAGTTACGACACCGCCGCCAAGACGTTCACCACCACACCGCCCGAACTCGCCGGACAGCTCGCGGATCTGCCGCTGCCCGACGACGCCACCAGCGCGATCAACGTGGCCTGGCGGGTGGCCGGTGGCCCCACCGGGCAGTTGGGCGCCAAGACCGGCGACCAGTACGCAGTGGGCGACGGCGGGGCCGGCCAGGACTTCAACGGCGGCAAGATCTTCTACTCGCCCGACACCGGCGCGCACATCGTCAGCGGCACCATCCTGGAGAAGTACGAAGAGGCGGGCGGGCCCACCGGGGAGCTCGGTTTTCCCGTCACCAACGAAGCCGACGGTGACATCCCGGGCAGCCGCGTCAGCACGTTCGGCGCCGAGGGCGAACCGGCCATCGTATGGACACCTGAACACGGTGCGGTGATCGTCCGGGGCCCGATGAAAGCAGCGTGGGACGAACTCGGTGGCAGCGGCGGTGATCTGGGTGTACCGATCGCCGATCAGACCGGCGACGACACCATCACGCAGAACTTCAGCGGTGGCCAGGTCACCTACAACAGCTCGAACAACACGTTCAGCACCCAGCCCCCGGAGCTGGCCGAGCGGCTCTCGGGTCTCGAGTTGGCGCAGCAGCCCGCGCCCAGCGCCACCTCGGCGCAGCCGTCGGCGCAGGACGAATCCGACGCCGAGTCCGGCGGGCAGAACTGGTACCCGTGGGCGATTCTCGGGGTGGCGGTGGTGTTGGTGCTGGCGCTGGCCGGCTTCCTGGTGGCGCGACGCCGCGGCGCCGGTGGCCCCGCGGTTGATCAGACGGGTGGCTACGGTCCGATGCCCGGTGATGACCGGAGCGAGTTCGAGCCGACTGAGTTCGAGCGGAGCGAGTTCGAGCGGGGTGGCCTCGCCGATTCGGGGGACACGCGCGACGACGCGGACCGGGGCCTGTGGGCCACGGCACCATCGGCGCAGACCAGCGGTCCGTCGACTCCCGCGGACCACGATTCCGACGACACCGCGTATCTCGCCGCGCAGCCGCCCTGGGCCAAACGCGAGCCCGGTGCGACGCCCTGGTCCGGCGCTGACGTCCCGTCGGAATCCGGCGCTGAACCGGTGAGCGGGCCGGCGCTGTTCACCCATCACGGCGCCCACGAAGGTGACGACCTCGACGCCGAGGTGGACGAGCAGGATCCCGACGATGTGGATACCGCGCCCACCCGGGTGCAGTCCGATCCCGACGCACCCTCCGGCCGGCACGCCGCCGTGCCCGCCGAGGACTCCCGGCCGCCGTGGTTGACCGACGCGGATTACGAACCGCCGGCGTCGAACTCGTTGTTCGCACCGGTGTACGGCGCCCCGCCACCGCCTGCCGACGGGCCCCTGGCCGAGCACGATCCGCGGGCCTATGGCGGAGACCATGAGCAGAGCGAGCACCAGCAGTACGACCATGGGCAGACCGATTACCCGGATTACCCGGAGTCCGACTACACCGAGCCCGTCGAGGAGACCCCGCAGCCGGAGCACTACGGCCATCCGGGGTACGACCATTCGGAATCGGACCACGGCGCCGAATCCGCCTACGACCCTCAGGATTACGCGCAGCCCGAGGAACTGGGCGCAGGTGCGGCCTCCCCCACGGGCTTCTCGTCGGCACCCCCGGCCATCCATCTTCCGCTGGAGGATCCCGACGAGGCGCCCGAGGGCTATCCCGTCAAAGGCAGCATGCGCACCGGTACTTATCACCCACCAGGCTCGGACTCCTACGAGGTGACGGTGGCCGAGATATGGTTCGCCAGCGAGGAATTGGCCGAGGCCAACGGGTTCACCAAAGCGGAGTGATCGGCCGCAAGATCTGACCCGGCCGAGGCCGGGTCAGATCTTGCGGATGACCGTGACGACTTTGCCCAGGATCGCGGCATCGTTGCCCGGAATCGGGTCGAACGCGGGGTTGTGGGGCATCAGCCACACCTGACCGCTGGTGCGTTTGAAGGTCTTCACCGTGGCTTCACCGTCGATCATCGCTGCGACGATATCGCCGTTGTCGGCCACGTTCTGTTGTCGGACCACCACCCAGTCACCGTCGCAGATGGCAGCGTCCACCATCGACTCGCCGACGACCTTGAGCAAAAACAGCGAGCCCTCACCCACGAGTTCGCGGGGGAGCGGGAAGACGTCCTCCACGGCCTGTTCGGCCAGGATGGGACCACCTGCGGCGATGCGGCCGAGCACCGGGACGAACGTGGGCTCCGGCAGCGCATCCGAACCCGCCACATCGGTGACGACCGCCGCCGCCGCATCGTCGGCTCCCCGGACGTCGACGGCGCGGGGCCGGTTGGGGTCGCGCCGCAGGTAGCCCTTGCGCTCCAGGGTGCGCAGCTGATGCGCCACCGAGGAGGTGGACGTCAGACCGACCGCATCGCCGATCTCGCGGATGCTGGGGGGATAACCCCTGGTGGTCACCGAGGTGCGGATGACCTCGAGGATGGTGCGTTGCCGTTCGGTCAACGACGGGTCTGGAGAAGTGCCGCGCCAGCCGTCCTGCGCGTCTGAGCCTGTGTCCGTGCTGTCACCCATGGCACCGAATGTAATCGCCAGAGCCACCAGAATCAAACATGTGTTCGAGGCGTGTCGCCGATCGCTGCCGTGCATCCCGGCGTGACTGCTGAGGCGGATGAGGCGAACTTTTTTGTCGGTGGGCCGGTTTATCGTTCGGCAACAGATCGATCACATGTTCGGATTCAGGCTTTTCCTTCGAACGTGTGATCGAGTAAATTCGAACACAGGAGCGAACATGGACCAGCTCGACCGCCCTCGTCACACCCGTCCCGGCCGCTCACGTCATCACGTCCCACATTCGAAAGGATCCGCCATGACCATCACCTCGACCCTGCCCCCGCGTCTGCCCCAGCCCGCTCCCGTCGGTGATCCCACCACGCTGCGGTACCGCCCCGCCGGTGAGCAGGCCCGTCGGCGCCCTGCCGAGATCCGCCCGTCCGGTGCTGCGCTGCGGCAGCGCGGCACCGGGGTGCGCGTCTCGCGGGCGCCACACCGCCGCGCCCGCGCCATCACGCCGGTCACCACGGTCGGTCTGGCTCTGCTGGCCGCCATGATCACGGTGTG from Mycolicibacterium tokaiense includes the following:
- a CDS encoding molybdopterin guanine dinucleotide-containing S/N-oxide reductase, which produces MSGSGLTHWGAFHAQVADGDITAVQAPAGDVDPSPLLGNLPGSLRHRARIAGPAVRRGWLDDGPGPTDRRGADDFVAVSWAELTDLLADELRRVVDTHGNEAIYGGSYGWASAGRFHHAQSQVHRFLKLLGGYTSSRHSYSLGATGVIMPRVVGTHDDLFKRSTSWDVIAEHTDLMVCFGGIAMKNTAVNHGGTTAHPARDALNRLRARGGRIVSFSPLRDDVDGDCTWLPSVPGTDVAIMLALGHVLAQENLADRDFLATYCVGYPRFERYLLGLDDGVPKSPEWAAPICGLPADTLRTLARQMAAGRTIVTVSWSLQRTEHGEQAPWMGLTLAAMLGQIGLTGAGFGHGYGSMNEPGLPPIRCRLPVLPQGVNPVQTFIPVAAVSDMLLHPGERFEFNGLTLTYPDIRCVYWAGGNPFHHHQNLPRLRRALARVDTVVVHDPYWTAMAKHADIVVPSTTAYERNDFSGSRNDPVFMAMPALATPFANSRNDYETFAALAESLGFGEQFTEGRTERQWLAHLYDGWARTLDFTVPTFEDFWSAGSLRLPVEEGLTLLADFRADPDTYRLGTPSGRIEIFSDTIADFGYDDCAGHPTWFAPQEWLGGPRAQRYPLHLIANQPATRLHSQLDTGATSQGSKIQGREPIRMNPRDAAARGLSHGDVVRVFNDRGSCLAGVVVDAAVRPEVVQLPTGAWYDPLDPADPDSMCVHGNPNVLTTDIGTSTLARGSTGAHVLVQVEKFSGTLPPVRAHEPPTLIAASPPAG
- a CDS encoding acyl-CoA dehydrogenase family protein; protein product: MGSAVKYQRTLFEPEHELFRESYRSFLERHVAPHHEKWEKDKIVDRNVWLEAGKQGFLGMAVPEEYGGGGNDDFRYNCILTEETTAGRYSGIGFGLHNDVVAPYLLRLATEEQRQRWLPGFCSGELITAIAMTEPGTGSDLQGIKTRAVKQDDGSWVLNGSKTFITNGIHSDLVIVVAQTDPDKGAQGFSLLVVERGMEGFERGRHLDKIGLDAQDTAELSFTDVKVPAENLLGDEGMGFIYLMQNLPQERLNIAVMAAAAMEAVLDETIQYTKERKAFGKPIGSFQNSRFTLAELATEATAVRIMVDEFIRLHLDEKLTAEQAAMAKWWTTEAQVRLVDRCLQLHGGYGYMREYTVARAFLDARVQTIYGGTTEIMKEIVGRSLGV
- a CDS encoding sunset domain-containing protein, which encodes MRTQRNPLRWAFGVLAVMCTAVAFVVPSAPVAHADPQGDAVAAIDAAWVAAGGDTSPLGPKVGGVYPAGAGFGQDFASGAIFFSPGTGARSMFGAILDKYRAVGGPADSGLGFPNIDEGPGRAPESRNVTFDSPEGAVIFWTPATGAWVVRGIINAAWDRLGGSSGPLGVPTGDETYSGETISQTFAGGQISYDTAAKTFTTTPPELAGQLADLPLPDDATSAINVAWRVAGGPTGQLGAKTGDQYAVGDGGAGQDFNGGKIFYSPDTGAHIVSGTILEKYEEAGGPTGELGFPVTNEADGDIPGSRVSTFGAEGEPAIVWTPEHGAVIVRGPMKAAWDELGGSGGDLGVPIADQTGDDTITQNFSGGQVTYNSSNNTFSTQPPELAERLSGLELAQQPAPSATSAQPSAQDESDAESGGQNWYPWAILGVAVVLVLALAGFLVARRRGAGGPAVDQTGGYGPMPGDDRSEFEPTEFERSEFERGGLADSGDTRDDADRGLWATAPSAQTSGPSTPADHDSDDTAYLAAQPPWAKREPGATPWSGADVPSESGAEPVSGPALFTHHGAHEGDDLDAEVDEQDPDDVDTAPTRVQSDPDAPSGRHAAVPAEDSRPPWLTDADYEPPASNSLFAPVYGAPPPPADGPLAEHDPRAYGGDHEQSEHQQYDHGQTDYPDYPESDYTEPVEETPQPEHYGHPGYDHSESDHGAESAYDPQDYAQPEELGAGAASPTGFSSAPPAIHLPLEDPDEAPEGYPVKGSMRTGTYHPPGSDSYEVTVAEIWFASEELAEANGFTKAE
- the lexA gene encoding transcriptional repressor LexA, with the translated sequence MGDSTDTGSDAQDGWRGTSPDPSLTERQRTILEVIRTSVTTRGYPPSIREIGDAVGLTSTSSVAHQLRTLERKGYLRRDPNRPRAVDVRGADDAAAAVVTDVAGSDALPEPTFVPVLGRIAAGGPILAEQAVEDVFPLPRELVGEGSLFLLKVVGESMVDAAICDGDWVVVRQQNVADNGDIVAAMIDGEATVKTFKRTSGQVWLMPHNPAFDPIPGNDAAILGKVVTVIRKI
- a CDS encoding LysM peptidoglycan-binding domain-containing protein, yielding MTITSTLPPRLPQPAPVGDPTTLRYRPAGEQARRRPAEIRPSGAALRQRGTGVRVSRAPHRRARAITPVTTVGLALLAAMITVWLGAVAEFGQAIQGGSAPAPAKLAVVQVQSGETLQTVAARIAPEAPIGETVQQIRELNRLEGAAVNAGQTLIAPVG